CAACCCATAATGAATGCAAATAAAGGAGAACTATCAGAGACCCGCTCAGACCTTGAGCTAATCCTCGCAGCACAGGCTGGCAATTATCACAGCTTTGAAGAATTGGTACGTCGCTATCATAGTCGAGTATTTAGGCTTGCTTATGGTATGATTAAAAATAAGCATGACACGCAAGAAGCTGTGCAAGATACTTTTTTAAACATATTCCGTAGTTTAGCGAAATTTCGTCAAAATAGCACTCCAGGCAGTTGGATATTTCGTATTGCAACTAATAGTGCCCTCATGCGATTGCGCACTAAAAAACGCAAACCACTAACATCGATTGAGAATATTCCAGACAAAACTCTTACTTCATCGAATAAGAGCCTTTGGGCTGTTCCTTATTGGACACAACAACCTGATGAAAAACTGCTTTCTTTGGAGCTGGCACATCATCTTCAA
This genomic stretch from Deltaproteobacteria bacterium harbors:
- a CDS encoding sigma-70 family RNA polymerase sigma factor, with translation MNANKGELSETRSDLELILAAQAGNYHSFEELVRRYHSRVFRLAYGMIKNKHDTQEAVQDTFLNIFRSLAKFRQNSTPGSWIFRIATNSALMRLRTKKRKPLTSIENIPDKTLTSSNKSLWAVPYWTQQPDEKLLSLELAHHLQDAITRLPEKYRLVLLLRDVEGLDNEQVAQVLNLSIPTIKSRLHRSRLFVRDELERYFNKE